The following proteins are co-located in the Microbacterium sp. SORGH_AS_0888 genome:
- a CDS encoding ExeM/NucH family extracellular endonuclease, with protein MLFSQRGRRLSLTSALGVGAVLGAAVLVPIPASAATGARVVINEVYGGGGNNGATYTNDFIELYNAGDTALSLEGYSVQYRSGTGTGAATGVTALTGSIEPGATYLVAEAAGSGGTTPLPTPDATGTIAMSGTAGTVWLADTTEAINPGTGSVVGAAQVVDLIGYGANTFEGSAAAKLSNTTAATRTDGADTNVNSADFTVAAPTPQSSGSGGSTPQPEPSESGEPQPEPSESGSAPTTPDGVTPIAAIQGTGETSPLAGTTVTTRGVVTAAYPRGGFNGFYIQTPGTGGAIDTAAHTASDAVFVFGSSAVAKVAVGDYVEVTGPVSEYRGTTEISPAASGVTVLSDSVAPVTPAAVSWPATDAERERLEGMLLAPQGAFTVSDTYDTNYYASIGLAAGDRPLLTPTEVAAPGTDAYTAAVADNAARAVTLDDGSSLNFTSAANTSIPLPYLSTTAPVRVGAAVTFTRPVVLEYRNSQWNLQPTQQLTVDNAASVQPATFANTRTSSPADVGGDIQIAGFNVLNYFPTTGEDAVAAGASCTFYNDREGNPITVNTCSNGPSVRGAADDANLARQQAKIVAAINGLGAEVVSLEEIENSTIAGKDRDAAVATLVAALNAALGAEEWAYVPSPAAVPAKEDVIRTAFIYKKAAVKPVGESVIDDAEAFQNARQPLAQAFARVGASDDQAFIAIVNHFKSKRASGSRDGDAGDGQGAGNGARVAQAKELLSFSSTLQQKFGTTKVFLIGDFNAYTKEDPIRVLTDAGYVDQGSKTGKYSYSFDGASGSLDHILASPDAEKAVTGADIWNINAGESIALEYSRYNYNATNFYDASPYRSSDHDPIVVGVDLPEVAPVELNLLNINDFHGRIDTNTVKFAGTIEQLRAQHPDSTLFLSDGDNIGASLFASSSADDKPTLDVLNALGLDASAVGNHEFDKGFSDLSGRVADEADFPYLGANVYVKGTTTPALDEYTTFEVQGLTVAVIGAVTQETPSLVAPGGISGLDFGDPVEAVNRVAARLTDGDPSNGEAQVIIAEYHEGAAAGDAESASLADELAAGKAFAQIVQNTSASVDAIFTGHTHKKYAWNAPVPGVPGATRPVLQTGSYGENIGQVVLTLDPTTGRVLSSTVRNVARTTTDDATLTATYPRVAEVKGIVDAAIAAATLIGNQPVGSVTADITTAYVGSVRDNRAKQSTLGNLVADSLVSSLSAADRGGAEIGIVNPGGLRAELRKGDDGVITYAEANAVLPFVNNLWTTTLTGAQFKSVLEEQWQLDDKGNVPSRPYLQLGLSDNVSYTYDAQAPQGSHITSVWIDGVPLDPAKSYRVGSFSFLLQGGDNFRTLAQGTDTRDSGLIDRDAWIQYLQTNSPLSPSFASRSAQVTGLPAAVAEGGLVSFQVSGLDLTSLGSPVNTTLEARIGDAAYAPIAVHDGIANVALTLPSGVTGAVEIVLTAPDSGTVVRLPLTVLAATGGGDGGGASGGQPTQPSTPAPESALTSTLQNIINAGGGQLSVGATITIHIGVAYAGQWVAVWLHSDPVFLGWKQVDAAGNVTVTLPANVSGDHRLVVQDAAGNVIGWQAVGIRELAATGGDGGPLGGIVFAAVLLLGLGLSARIVTRRRRA; from the coding sequence ATGTTGTTTTCCCAGCGAGGCCGTCGCCTCTCCCTCACGTCCGCGCTCGGGGTCGGTGCCGTCCTCGGCGCGGCCGTGCTCGTTCCGATCCCCGCGAGCGCCGCGACCGGCGCTCGCGTCGTGATCAACGAGGTCTACGGCGGCGGGGGGAACAACGGCGCGACCTACACGAACGACTTCATCGAGCTCTACAACGCCGGCGACACCGCCCTCTCGCTCGAGGGGTACTCGGTCCAGTACCGCAGCGGCACCGGCACGGGAGCGGCGACGGGGGTGACGGCGCTGACCGGCTCGATCGAGCCCGGCGCGACCTACCTGGTCGCGGAGGCGGCCGGATCCGGCGGGACTACGCCGTTGCCGACCCCTGACGCGACCGGCACGATCGCGATGAGCGGGACCGCCGGCACGGTGTGGCTCGCCGACACGACCGAGGCGATCAACCCGGGCACCGGCAGTGTGGTCGGCGCCGCGCAGGTCGTCGATCTCATCGGCTACGGCGCGAACACCTTCGAGGGGTCTGCAGCGGCGAAGCTCAGCAACACCACCGCAGCGACACGCACGGACGGCGCCGACACCAACGTCAACTCGGCCGATTTCACCGTCGCCGCCCCCACCCCGCAGTCCTCGGGATCGGGCGGGTCGACGCCGCAGCCGGAGCCGAGCGAGTCCGGTGAGCCCCAGCCCGAGCCGAGCGAGTCCGGCTCGGCTCCGACCACACCCGACGGCGTCACCCCGATCGCCGCCATCCAGGGCACGGGCGAGACCAGCCCGCTGGCCGGCACCACGGTCACGACCCGCGGTGTCGTCACGGCCGCCTACCCGCGCGGCGGGTTCAACGGCTTCTACATCCAGACGCCCGGCACGGGCGGGGCGATCGACACGGCTGCGCACACCGCATCCGACGCGGTCTTCGTCTTCGGCTCCTCCGCCGTCGCCAAGGTCGCCGTCGGCGACTACGTCGAGGTGACGGGCCCGGTGAGTGAATACCGGGGCACGACCGAGATCAGCCCCGCCGCCTCGGGGGTCACGGTGCTTTCCGACAGCGTCGCGCCGGTCACGCCCGCCGCGGTCTCCTGGCCCGCCACCGACGCCGAGCGGGAGCGCCTCGAAGGGATGCTGCTGGCGCCCCAGGGGGCGTTCACCGTCAGCGACACCTACGACACGAACTACTACGCCTCGATCGGCCTCGCCGCCGGCGACCGGCCGCTGCTCACGCCCACGGAGGTCGCCGCCCCCGGCACCGACGCGTACACCGCGGCCGTCGCCGACAACGCGGCTCGTGCCGTCACGCTCGACGACGGCTCGTCGCTGAACTTCACCTCCGCGGCGAACACGTCCATCCCCCTGCCCTACCTCTCCACCACGGCGCCGGTGCGCGTCGGGGCCGCGGTGACCTTCACGCGCCCCGTCGTCCTCGAGTACCGCAACAGCCAGTGGAACCTGCAGCCGACCCAGCAGCTCACGGTCGACAACGCCGCCTCGGTGCAGCCGGCCACGTTCGCGAACACGCGCACGTCTTCTCCCGCGGACGTCGGCGGCGACATCCAGATCGCCGGCTTCAACGTGCTGAACTACTTCCCCACCACGGGTGAGGATGCGGTCGCCGCCGGCGCTTCCTGCACGTTCTACAACGACCGCGAGGGCAACCCGATCACGGTCAACACCTGCTCGAACGGTCCCTCGGTGCGCGGCGCGGCCGACGATGCCAACCTCGCCCGGCAGCAGGCCAAGATCGTCGCCGCGATCAACGGCCTCGGCGCCGAGGTCGTCTCCCTCGAGGAGATCGAGAACTCGACCATCGCGGGCAAGGACCGGGACGCCGCGGTCGCGACCCTGGTGGCGGCCCTCAACGCCGCACTCGGTGCCGAGGAGTGGGCGTACGTGCCCTCGCCCGCCGCCGTGCCCGCCAAGGAGGATGTGATCCGCACGGCCTTCATCTACAAGAAGGCCGCCGTGAAGCCGGTCGGCGAGAGCGTGATCGATGATGCCGAGGCGTTCCAGAACGCACGGCAGCCGCTGGCGCAGGCGTTCGCGCGCGTCGGCGCGTCCGACGACCAGGCGTTCATCGCGATCGTCAACCACTTCAAGTCGAAGCGCGCGAGCGGCAGCAGAGACGGCGACGCCGGTGACGGTCAGGGTGCCGGAAACGGTGCGCGCGTCGCCCAGGCGAAGGAGCTCCTGAGCTTCTCCTCGACGCTGCAGCAGAAGTTCGGCACGACGAAGGTCTTCCTGATCGGCGACTTCAACGCGTACACGAAGGAGGACCCGATCCGGGTGCTCACGGATGCGGGGTACGTCGACCAGGGCTCCAAGACGGGCAAGTACAGCTACTCGTTCGACGGCGCGTCGGGCTCGCTCGACCACATCCTCGCGTCCCCGGACGCGGAGAAGGCCGTGACGGGTGCCGACATCTGGAACATCAACGCGGGCGAGTCGATCGCGCTCGAGTACAGCCGGTACAACTACAACGCGACGAACTTCTACGACGCCTCGCCCTATCGGTCGAGCGACCACGATCCGATCGTCGTCGGCGTCGACCTGCCGGAGGTCGCACCGGTCGAGCTGAACCTGCTGAACATCAACGACTTCCACGGTCGGATCGACACCAACACGGTCAAGTTCGCCGGCACGATCGAGCAGCTGCGCGCCCAGCACCCCGACAGCACGCTGTTCCTCTCGGACGGTGACAACATCGGTGCCTCGCTGTTCGCCTCGTCGTCCGCCGACGACAAGCCGACGCTGGACGTGCTGAACGCGCTCGGACTGGATGCCTCCGCGGTGGGCAACCACGAGTTCGACAAGGGCTTCTCCGACCTCAGCGGCCGGGTGGCGGACGAGGCGGACTTCCCGTACCTCGGGGCGAACGTCTACGTGAAAGGCACGACGACACCCGCGCTGGACGAGTACACGACCTTCGAGGTCCAGGGGCTCACGGTCGCCGTCATCGGTGCCGTGACGCAGGAGACGCCCTCGCTGGTCGCGCCCGGCGGGATCTCGGGGCTCGACTTCGGCGATCCCGTCGAGGCCGTCAACCGGGTGGCTGCGCGACTCACCGACGGCGACCCGAGCAACGGCGAGGCGCAGGTGATCATCGCGGAGTACCACGAGGGCGCGGCCGCGGGCGACGCGGAGAGCGCCTCGCTGGCGGACGAGCTCGCCGCAGGCAAGGCGTTCGCGCAGATCGTGCAGAACACCTCCGCATCCGTCGACGCGATCTTCACCGGGCACACCCACAAGAAGTACGCATGGAACGCGCCGGTGCCCGGCGTGCCCGGTGCCACGCGCCCGGTCCTGCAGACGGGGAGCTACGGCGAGAACATCGGTCAGGTCGTCCTGACGCTCGACCCGACCACCGGTCGCGTGCTCTCGTCCACGGTCCGCAACGTGGCGCGCACCACGACCGATGACGCCACGCTGACCGCGACCTACCCGCGGGTGGCCGAGGTCAAGGGGATCGTGGATGCGGCGATCGCCGCGGCGACGCTGATCGGCAACCAGCCGGTCGGCTCCGTGACCGCGGACATCACGACGGCGTACGTGGGCTCGGTGCGCGACAACCGCGCGAAGCAGTCCACGCTCGGCAACCTCGTGGCGGACTCGCTGGTCTCGTCGCTGAGCGCCGCGGACCGCGGTGGCGCCGAGATCGGGATCGTGAACCCCGGCGGTCTGCGCGCCGAGCTGCGGAAGGGCGATGACGGCGTCATCACCTACGCCGAGGCGAACGCCGTGCTGCCGTTCGTGAACAACCTGTGGACGACGACACTGACGGGAGCGCAGTTCAAGAGCGTGCTGGAGGAGCAGTGGCAGCTCGACGACAAGGGCAACGTGCCCTCGCGCCCCTATCTGCAGCTCGGGCTCTCGGACAACGTGTCGTACACCTACGACGCGCAGGCGCCGCAGGGCTCGCACATCACGAGCGTCTGGATCGACGGCGTGCCGTTGGATCCTGCGAAGTCGTACCGGGTCGGGTCGTTCAGCTTCCTGCTCCAGGGCGGCGACAACTTCCGCACGCTCGCCCAGGGGACCGACACGCGGGACTCGGGCCTCATCGACCGGGATGCGTGGATCCAGTACCTGCAGACCAACTCGCCGCTCTCGCCTTCGTTCGCGAGCCGCAGCGCCCAGGTCACGGGGCTCCCGGCGGCCGTCGCCGAAGGCGGCCTCGTGAGCTTCCAGGTCTCGGGTCTTGACCTGACCTCGCTCGGCTCGCCCGTCAACACGACGCTCGAGGCCCGGATCGGCGATGCGGCGTACGCGCCCATCGCGGTGCACGACGGGATCGCGAACGTCGCGCTGACGCTCCCCTCGGGGGTCACGGGCGCCGTCGAGATCGTGCTCACCGCTCCCGACAGCGGAACGGTCGTGCGACTGCCGCTCACGGTCCTCGCCGCGACGGGCGGCGGGGACGGCGGCGGGGCGAGCGGTGGCCAGCCCACGCAGCCGAGCACCCCCGCGCCGGAGAGCGCGCTCACCTCGACGCTGCAGAACATCATCAACGCCGGCGGCGGCCAGCTCTCGGTGGGCGCCACGATCACGATCCACATCGGCGTCGCCTACGCCGGCCAGTGGGTCGCGGTCTGGCTGCACTCCGACCCGGTGTTCCTCGGATGGAAGCAGGTGGATGCGGCGGGCAACGTGACCGTCACCCTGCCGGCGAACGTGTCGGGCGATCACCGGCTGGTCGTGCAGGACGCGGCGGGCAACGTCATCGGCTGGCAGGCCGTCGGCATCCGCGAGCTCGCGGCGACGGGCGGCGACGGCGGCCCGCTGGGCGGCATCGTGTTCGCCGCGGTGCTGCTGCTGGGGCTGGGGCTGAGCGCCCGGATCGTCACGCGTCGACGCCGCGCCTGA
- a CDS encoding LacI family DNA-binding transcriptional regulator, translated as MSGIVDVARLAGVSKSTASRALSGAGYVSPATRDRVERAATSLGYVPSTNAQSLSTGRTQNVGVVMPYVNRWFFSEVLEGVQSALLARGLDLTLYDATPGSQRRRLIFDDFLARKRFDGLLAIGVEPEEDELDRMLSLGKPVVSVIGPSPRTSVITIDDEDAARRATEHLLALGHRRIVFLGAGSETRWPHVESARVAGYRAAMTDAGLADEIRQVPAVLSMPDGYAAAVDMLSDARSRPTAIVAACDEVAVGAIVAARRLGILVPSSLSVIGIDDHEYADMFSLTTLRQVPREQGITAVELLEQHIEDPSRPPEQITIKPRLIVRNSTAPIGQGAIPRIDLA; from the coding sequence ATGAGCGGGATCGTCGACGTCGCCCGCCTTGCCGGGGTGTCGAAGTCGACCGCGAGCCGTGCGCTGAGCGGAGCGGGCTACGTCTCCCCCGCGACCCGCGATCGTGTCGAGCGGGCGGCGACATCCCTCGGCTACGTGCCCTCCACCAACGCGCAGAGCCTGTCGACGGGGCGCACCCAGAACGTCGGCGTGGTCATGCCCTACGTCAACCGGTGGTTCTTCTCCGAGGTCCTCGAAGGCGTGCAGTCCGCCCTCCTCGCCCGCGGCCTCGACCTCACGCTGTACGACGCGACGCCCGGGTCGCAGCGACGGCGGCTGATCTTCGACGACTTCCTGGCGCGCAAGCGGTTCGACGGGCTGCTCGCGATCGGCGTGGAGCCGGAGGAGGACGAGCTGGACCGGATGCTCTCGCTCGGCAAGCCCGTCGTGAGCGTCATCGGCCCGAGCCCGCGCACGAGCGTCATCACGATCGACGACGAGGATGCGGCGCGGCGCGCGACCGAGCATCTGCTCGCCCTCGGTCACCGCCGGATCGTGTTCCTCGGCGCGGGCTCCGAGACCCGCTGGCCCCACGTCGAGTCGGCGCGGGTGGCCGGCTACCGGGCCGCGATGACCGACGCCGGGCTCGCCGACGAGATCCGTCAGGTGCCCGCCGTGCTGTCGATGCCCGACGGCTACGCGGCCGCCGTCGACATGCTCAGCGACGCCCGCTCACGGCCCACGGCGATCGTCGCCGCGTGCGACGAGGTCGCCGTCGGCGCGATCGTGGCCGCCCGACGTCTCGGCATCCTCGTGCCCTCGAGCCTCAGCGTGATCGGGATCGACGACCACGAGTACGCCGACATGTTCTCGCTCACGACGCTGCGTCAGGTGCCGCGCGAGCAGGGGATCACGGCGGTCGAGCTGCTGGAGCAGCACATCGAGGACCCCTCTCGTCCCCCGGAGCAGATCACCATCAAGCCGCGGCTGATCGTGCGCAACTCCACGGCGCCGATCGGCCAGGGGGCGATCCCCCGCATCGACCTGGCGTGA
- a CDS encoding ABC transporter substrate-binding protein gives MLRTTRRRVLVPIALAGIAGLALAGCAESPSGGSSDAGGGTVQIAGGITGSEADLLNQSFEQFTKDTGIKVEYTGDKSFEGNIVTKVAGGSAPDIAIVPQPGLLKSLVGTGDVKPATDAVSKNVDENWSSDWKTYGTVDGTFYAAPMLANVKGYVWYSPAKFKEWGVSIPKTWDELLTLTQTIQQKTGAAPWCAGFSSGDASGWPGTDWIEDLVLRQSGPDVYDQWVAGTVKFTDQPVKDAFDALGGILLNPSYVNAGFGDVKSINSTAFADVAAKVADGTCPMTHQASFLSSNFLDVKTADGKTPTVAPDGDVYAFLLPGVKAGGDTYVEAGGEFVTAFSDSDNVKKVLEYMSSPDFANARVKLGGVISANKNADASLASSPFLVDAMKTLQDPKTVVRFDASDLMPASVGSGSFWKGMVNWIDGKPTDQVLSDIQAGYNN, from the coding sequence ATGCTCAGAACAACACGGCGCCGCGTCCTGGTGCCGATCGCCCTGGCCGGCATCGCCGGTCTCGCACTCGCCGGTTGCGCCGAGAGCCCCTCGGGCGGCAGCAGCGACGCGGGCGGCGGGACCGTCCAGATCGCGGGAGGCATCACGGGGTCCGAGGCCGATCTGCTGAACCAGTCGTTCGAGCAGTTCACCAAGGACACCGGCATCAAGGTCGAGTACACGGGCGACAAGAGCTTCGAGGGCAACATCGTCACGAAGGTCGCCGGAGGCTCGGCGCCCGACATCGCGATCGTGCCCCAGCCCGGTCTGTTGAAGAGCCTCGTCGGGACCGGGGACGTCAAGCCCGCCACCGACGCGGTCTCCAAGAACGTCGACGAGAACTGGTCCTCGGACTGGAAGACCTACGGCACGGTCGACGGCACGTTCTACGCGGCGCCCATGCTCGCCAACGTCAAGGGCTACGTCTGGTACTCCCCGGCGAAGTTCAAGGAGTGGGGCGTCTCCATCCCGAAGACGTGGGACGAGCTCCTGACGCTCACCCAGACGATCCAGCAGAAGACGGGTGCCGCTCCCTGGTGCGCCGGCTTCAGCTCCGGCGACGCCTCCGGCTGGCCCGGCACCGACTGGATCGAGGACCTCGTGCTGCGCCAGTCCGGCCCCGACGTGTACGACCAGTGGGTCGCCGGCACGGTCAAGTTCACCGACCAGCCCGTCAAGGACGCCTTCGACGCCCTGGGCGGCATCCTGCTGAACCCCAGCTACGTCAACGCGGGCTTCGGCGACGTCAAGAGCATCAACTCGACCGCGTTCGCGGACGTGGCCGCCAAGGTCGCCGACGGCACCTGCCCGATGACGCACCAGGCCTCGTTCCTCTCGTCGAACTTCCTCGACGTGAAGACCGCCGACGGCAAGACCCCGACGGTCGCGCCGGACGGCGACGTCTACGCCTTCCTGCTCCCGGGCGTCAAGGCCGGCGGCGACACCTACGTCGAGGCCGGTGGTGAGTTCGTGACCGCGTTCTCCGACTCGGACAACGTCAAGAAGGTCCTGGAGTACATGTCAAGCCCCGACTTCGCCAACGCCCGCGTCAAGCTCGGCGGTGTGATCTCGGCCAACAAGAACGCCGACGCCTCGCTGGCCTCCAGCCCCTTCCTCGTGGACGCGATGAAGACGCTGCAGGACCCGAAGACCGTCGTCCGTTTCGACGCGTCCGACCTCATGCCGGCGTCGGTGGGCTCGGGATCGTTCTGGAAGGGCATGGTCAACTGGATCGACGGCAAGCCGACCGACCAGGTGCTGTCCGACATCCAGGCGGGCTACAACAACTGA
- a CDS encoding carbohydrate ABC transporter permease: protein MSTPTTTEAPPPVTSEAPEGAPSGTMRRIAGIVAVVAGLGLVVMLILLLTSGGNKDAAPTTIGFSLNSFFVWLGGLNPLVQIPLVLVVFGVVVGVILVLIEYAPRAGRGYFWLRLAASIVVPLIAFLLLRPYQNAVVYVVAIALLAGALLFFADYRARAGSGYVFQLVIFLAPAATMLLVGLVYPAISTVYQSFFDKTGDTFVWFENYIWTFTNPEGFWSVINTLIWGVVAPIFSTTIGLAYAAFIDRARGEKLLKVFLFMPYAISFVGAGIIWKFVYDYRQGQQVGILNAIITMFGGEPVSWLDAQPLINTFCLLVVFIWTQTGFAMVVLSASIKAVPTEQLEAAQLDGANAWERFRNVTVPGIRSSLIVVLTTITIASLKVYDIVAVMTGGRSNSTVLAFEMVNQQQRFQSYGHSSALAVVLFLIVTPLIVYNVRQMRKQEEIR, encoded by the coding sequence ATGTCGACGCCGACCACCACCGAAGCTCCACCGCCCGTGACCTCCGAGGCGCCGGAGGGCGCGCCATCCGGGACCATGAGACGCATCGCCGGCATCGTCGCGGTCGTCGCCGGTCTGGGCCTCGTGGTCATGCTGATCCTGCTGCTGACCAGTGGCGGGAACAAAGATGCCGCTCCCACCACGATCGGCTTCTCGCTCAACAGCTTCTTCGTCTGGCTGGGCGGGCTGAACCCGCTCGTGCAGATCCCCCTCGTGCTGGTGGTCTTCGGCGTCGTCGTCGGTGTCATCCTCGTGCTCATCGAGTACGCGCCGCGGGCCGGGCGGGGCTACTTCTGGCTGCGGCTGGCCGCGAGCATCGTGGTCCCGCTGATCGCCTTCCTGCTGCTGCGGCCCTACCAGAACGCGGTCGTGTACGTCGTGGCGATCGCCCTCCTCGCCGGCGCGCTGCTGTTCTTCGCCGACTACCGTGCACGAGCCGGTTCCGGCTACGTGTTCCAGCTCGTCATCTTCCTGGCGCCGGCGGCGACGATGCTGCTGGTCGGCCTGGTCTACCCGGCCATCTCGACGGTCTACCAGTCGTTCTTCGACAAGACGGGCGACACCTTCGTCTGGTTCGAGAACTACATCTGGACCTTCACCAACCCGGAGGGCTTCTGGTCGGTCATCAACACCCTCATCTGGGGTGTCGTCGCGCCGATCTTCTCGACCACGATCGGGCTGGCCTACGCCGCCTTCATCGACCGTGCACGCGGGGAGAAGCTGCTGAAGGTCTTCCTGTTCATGCCCTACGCGATCTCGTTCGTGGGCGCCGGCATCATCTGGAAGTTCGTGTACGACTACCGGCAGGGCCAGCAGGTCGGCATCCTGAACGCGATCATCACGATGTTCGGCGGCGAGCCCGTCAGCTGGCTCGACGCGCAGCCGCTGATCAACACCTTCTGCCTTCTGGTCGTGTTCATCTGGACCCAGACCGGTTTCGCGATGGTCGTGCTCTCGGCATCCATCAAGGCCGTTCCCACGGAGCAGCTGGAAGCCGCCCAGCTGGACGGCGCGAACGCCTGGGAGCGGTTCCGGAACGTCACGGTGCCCGGCATCCGCTCCTCGCTCATCGTGGTGCTCACCACGATCACGATCGCCTCCCTCAAGGTCTACGACATCGTCGCCGTCATGACCGGCGGTCGTTCCAACTCGACCGTGCTCGCCTTCGAGATGGTCAACCAGCAGCAACGGTTCCAGAGCTACGGCCACTCTTCCGCGCTGGCGGTCGTGCTGTTCCTCATCGTGACCCCGCTGATCGTGTACAACGTGCGGCAGATGCGCAAGCAGGAGGAGATCCGCTGA
- a CDS encoding carbohydrate ABC transporter permease yields the protein MASIDTVPTIGRKAVRDEARRARKSESEAHKRLTSKGATITAIVIAIFWTIPTFGLFVTSFRPGADANSTGWWTVFVDPSFTLQNYVEALTSGGTALTLSQSFVNSLAISIPATVIPIALASLAAYAFAWIPFKGRSAVFTFVFALQILPLQMALVPLLSLFSRGLTIGDVNIFPGFALRGVEHSFATVWIAHSIFALPLAIFLLHNFIREIPGELIEAARVDGAGHGQIFFRMILPLAMPAIASFAIFQFLWVWNDLLVATIFAPSSSLPLTQTLNSLSGSWGNKWYLQSAGTFISIIVPLIVFFALQRFFVRGLLAGATKG from the coding sequence ATGGCTTCCATCGACACCGTCCCCACGATCGGCCGCAAGGCCGTGCGCGACGAGGCGCGCCGCGCACGCAAGAGCGAGAGCGAGGCGCACAAGCGCCTCACGTCCAAGGGCGCGACGATCACGGCGATCGTCATCGCGATCTTCTGGACGATCCCCACCTTCGGCCTGTTCGTCACGTCGTTCCGGCCCGGCGCCGACGCGAACTCGACCGGGTGGTGGACCGTCTTCGTCGACCCGAGCTTCACGCTGCAGAACTACGTCGAGGCGCTGACCTCGGGCGGCACGGCGCTCACGCTCAGCCAGTCGTTCGTCAACTCGCTCGCGATCTCGATCCCGGCCACCGTCATCCCGATCGCGCTCGCGTCGCTGGCCGCCTACGCGTTCGCGTGGATCCCCTTCAAGGGGCGCAGCGCCGTGTTCACGTTCGTGTTCGCGCTGCAGATCCTGCCGTTGCAGATGGCGCTCGTGCCGCTGCTGAGCCTCTTCTCGCGCGGCCTCACGATCGGTGACGTGAACATCTTCCCCGGCTTCGCCCTCCGCGGCGTGGAGCACAGCTTCGCGACCGTGTGGATCGCGCACTCGATCTTCGCGCTGCCGCTGGCGATCTTCCTGCTGCACAACTTCATCCGCGAGATCCCCGGCGAGCTGATCGAGGCGGCGCGCGTCGACGGGGCCGGGCACGGGCAGATCTTCTTCCGGATGATCCTGCCGCTCGCGATGCCGGCGATCGCGTCCTTCGCGATCTTCCAGTTCCTGTGGGTGTGGAACGACCTTCTGGTGGCCACGATCTTCGCGCCGAGCTCGTCGCTGCCGCTGACCCAGACGCTGAACTCGCTGTCGGGGTCGTGGGGCAACAAGTGGTACCTGCAGTCGGCCGGTACCTTCATCTCGATCATCGTGCCGCTGATCGTGTTCTTCGCCCTCCAGCGGTTCTTCGTCCGCGGTCTGCTGGCCGGCGCGACGAAGGGCTGA